A window from Fusarium musae strain F31 chromosome 8, whole genome shotgun sequence encodes these proteins:
- a CDS encoding hypothetical protein (EggNog:ENOG41), which produces MVLVQDASGSRAAKLIRTFWAVIKGEQQITTAHSAKLFVQACEIYSSKNSSVKFVEVLISNPAGIKALETVVRVDLTFGFINTTALPFLLTLSDEGVAALSNGGFLRQMLTAILEPSTFWTAAVGAYRNDKLDSVGLEAFAWLCLQIVSDQTSFDSHKIAVKELMDSKSLLSSGSPEVRKIAYRIEKIIKIFAQPEIASSGITPGGRHDNDHANFRDISIYPTSDELLSSDPPYLQRLGDVFDTPIETRSQSYRDWLFRLLREDMLSELREDLQVAMSQKKSKRRPVALGQLRLVGINTDHDIDTKHIPPYALYVACQQGITFPHKLPKGGKKAFLTESKNFMKHDSFGALCCNGTIIAFGSLVRDVANLLKMPPIIGIKFSDGSGLKKAIEALQGPFKEQVKFFIVDTATFAYEPILQRLKTMAEFPLEAQLIDAEQPAQDGPRSTSLDALPHQLRAALDSGRRIKMPPGLKLKKDIYLQGAQLRSFIHGISSNLALIQGPPGTGKSFLGALILLTILRLSKSRILVLSYTNHALDQFLEDLMDIGISSDQMVRLGSKSTEATKPTLLREYDGQKKYWLKMEEKNILNTLRAEETSLSSELQEYSRKLAAREADPADILEHLELSENFSIAWEAFQVPEDDGFKMVGSDGKEIDPAGVYQQWLHGGDVNRLGHLSVALDQRARTVWNAPLAVRRQCHYEWSQMVREEQSARFVELSKRFSDVRTEIKSILDERGRRVLKDKQIIACTTTAAAMYQSIIETANPDVILVEEAGEILEAHIITAMSASVKQLILIGDHKQLRPKVGNYLLTKEKGEGYDLNVSLFERLVIQGRHFTALEEQHRSHPDISQYPRMLAYPELKDVPSTSDRQLIRGLKSRVTFVHHERPEDTMDDVAERRDPTAKATKRNPYEAMMVLRMVRYLSQNGYKTENMVVLTPYLGQLFLLKETLRKEMDPWLNDVDNHDLVRAGLVTQAAAKVNKKPLRLSTIDNYQGEECDIVIVSLTRSNASGDIGFLYARERLVVLLSRARNGMILFGNMETFMKSKKGGKMWTQYFDALKQNDSIFDGVPIHCERHPETSMLLKLPEDFDKKCPDGGCAEPCNAPLSCGKHKCQRRCHRVQNHSMIPCFAKVERICDKGHKTKVPCGDKSKTCATCTTEYEDNQRRIKRDLELERTRQEAQDKYRLELQEIEDEIDHRRRTMKYESEEKKQADELKQKKEELESLRQAEINKKKIKATQKTSPSPQTAPQFDPISSAANEWKNMKEVEGARNAALDKLMGMIGLESIKDQILSIKSTVDTKIRQGFSLGDERWSCSLLGNPGTGKTTVARIYAEFLTTVGAIAGSCFKEVTGSKLANMGVTGCEKLIEEVNDNGGGCVFIDEAYQLSSGNSPGGKAVLDYLLAEVENLRGKVVFVLAGYSKEMESFFSHNPGIPSRFPIEMKFEDYTDKELLQILQLQIHRKFQGRMAAEQGTDGLFCRIAVRRVGHGRGKNGFGNARAVENCLQKISQRQAARLRRERRAGNKPNDLLLTREDIIGPEPSEALLSSKAYRELKSLIGLQEVKDALGVLMDTLRTNYERELAEQPLVEFSLNKVFLGSPGTGKTTVAKLYGEILKDLGLLSNGEVVTKNPADFVGAALGQSEAQTKGILASTVGKVLLIDEAYGLYGGGGVNGSVIDPYKTAVIDTIVAEVQSVPGEDRCVLLLGYKEQMEEMFQNVNPGLSRRFPISSAFVFEDFDDVDLAKILDQKLGKSGFKATTKAKVVALDVLRRARNRPNFGNAGEIDILLGRAMANHQKRVSSGQVKRHGTLEPIDFDQDFDRAEKGDTDVKKLFEGDVGRDRLISILQGYQTRVRQAKQLEIDPEIPFNFLFRGPPGTGKTTAARKMGQVYYDLGFLASTEVIEVSATELIGQYVGHTGPKVQQLLDKALGRVLFIDEAYRLASDGSFAREAVDELVDCVTKPKYHGKLIIILAGYIQDINTLLGINPGMSSRFPESIDFDPLTPASCIQLMSSQLQASKSRLNGKIPVDLSCLERPERGFLMDLTNKFKELAEQDSWANARDVKELAKKMFHKFDLSSKSLKLTEELVRSTIDDMMAERRGRMTDKKPTAASEIAKALNDMPLFTPPTTTTKVTTVTEEQEEEEPEEELPAITVPQGIRDAGVSDEVWEQLQKDKEQEAKDEEEFRRLKKAQRNASDADREKLVRRILAEEEKRKKIEARKAKLMKMGACPAGFQWIKQSGGYRCAGGSHWMSDGDVDKL; this is translated from the exons ATGGTTCTGGTACAAGACGCATCTGGCTCTCGAGCGGCCAAGCTTATCAGGACATTCTGGGCCGTCATCAAAGGCGAACAGCAAATCACAACTGCACACTCCGCAAAGTTGTTTGTACAAGCCTGTGAGATTTACAGTAGCAAGAACTCATCTGTCAAATTTGTCGAGGTCCTTATCTCAAATCCTGCCGGCATCAAGGCGCTGGAGACAGTAGTCCGCGTCGACTTGACTTTTGGCTTCATAAACACCACTGCTTTGCCGTTCCTCCTAACACTATCGGATGAGGGTGTCGCTGCCCTCAGCAATGGCGGATTTCTTCGCCAGATGCTGACGGCTATTCTGGAGCCATCGACCTTTTGGACTGCTGCCGTGGGCGCTTACCGTAATGACAAACTCGACAGTGTCGGGCTTGAAGCATTTGCCTGGCTGTGTCTACAAATTGTCTCGGATCAAACCAGCTTCGACTCACACAAGATCGCAGTCAAAGAACTGATGGACAGCAAGTCTCTTCTCAGCTCAGGCTCGCCCGAAGTGCGAAAGATTGCATACCGcatcgagaagatcatcaagatctttgCCCAGCCAGAGATTGCATCCAGCGGAATCACTCCTGGCGGACGTCATGACAACGATCATGCCAATTTCCGCGATATCTCAATTTATCCGACCTCTGATGAGCTTCTCTCAAGCGATCCTCCGTATCTTCAACGACTGGGAGATGTCTTTGACACGCCAATCGAGACCCGAAGCCAAAGTTACCGCGATTGGCTCTTTCGTCTCCTTCGCGAGGACATGCTCTCTGAACTCCGAGAAGATTTGCAGGTCGCCATGagtcagaagaagagcaagcgcCGTCCTGTTGCTCTGGGGCAGTTGAGATTGGTTGGCATCAATACCGACCATGACATTGACACCAAGCACATCCCGCCTTACGCTCTCTACGTCGCGTGCCAGCAGGGCATTACCTTTCCGCACAAACTACCAAAAGGTGGGAAGAAGGCATTCTTAACAGAGTCAAAGAATTTTATGAAACACGACTCTTTTGGTGCGCTTTGTTGCAACGGCACCATCATCGCATTCGGGTCGCTTGTCAGAGATGTTgccaatcttctcaagatgCCCCCCATCATCGGTATCAAGTTTAGCGATGGCTCAGGTCTCAAGAAGGCCATAGAAGCCCTTCAGGGTCCCTTCAAGGAACAAGTCAAGTTCTTCATCGTAGACACTGCTACTTTTGCCTACGAACCGATTCTCCAGCGATTGAAGACCATGGCCGAGTTCCCGTTGGAAGCTCAATTGATCGACGCGGAGCAACCTGCTCAGGATGGACCGAGATCAACATCATTGGACGCCTTGCCACACCAACTCCGTGCTGCCTTGGACTCAGGGCGCAGAATCAAGATGCCTCCAggtttgaagctgaagaaagaTATCTATTTGCAAGGCGCTCAGCTGAGATCGTTCATTCATGgcatcagcagcaacctGGCTCTCATTCAAGGCCCACCTGGCACGGGAAAGTCATTCCTGGGTGCGCTCATTCTCTTGACTATCCTAAGATTGAGCAAGTCGCGTATTCTTGTTCTAAGCTACACGAACCATGCTCTTGACCAATTTTTGGAGGATCTGATGGACATCGGCATCAGCTCAGATCAGATGGTTCGTCTGGGTTCCAAGTCTACTGAAGCCACCAAACCGACTCTTCTGAGAGAATACGACGGCCAAAAAAAGtattggttgaagatggaggagaaaaaCATCCTCAATACACTTCGCGCTGAAGAAACGAGTCTCAGCTCGGAGCTTCAAGAATACAGCAGGAAACTCGCTGCACGAGAGGCTGATCCGGCCGATATCCTGGAACACCTTGAGCTTTCCGAAAACTTCAGCATCGCATGGGAGGCTTTTCAGGTACCGGAAGATGATGGTTTCAAGATGGTTGGCTCAGATGGCAAAGAGATCGACCCGGCGGGTGTTTACCAGCAATGGCTGCACGGCGGTGATGTCAATCGTCTCGGACACCTCAGCGTAGCTCTCGACCAGAGAGCCCGTACCGTCTGGAATGCGCCGCTGGCTGTGAGGAGACAATGCCATTATGAATGGTCTCAAATGGTTCGTGAGGAACAGAGCGCCCGTTTTGTTGAACTGAGCAAGCGATTTAGTGATGTGAGGACTGAGATCAAGAGTATTCTTGACGAGCGCGGACGAAGAGTTCTCAAGGATAAACAGATCATTGCTTGCACAACAACCGCTGCAGCGATGTATCAGTCCATCATTGAAACCGCCAATCCCGACGTTATTCTGGTTGAAGAGGCGGGAGAGATCCTGGAAGCGCATATTATTACAGCCATGAGCGCGTCAGTGAAGCAGCTCATACTCATCGGAGACCACAAACAACTCAGACCAAAGGTCGGTAATTACTTATTGACAAAGGAAAAAGGCGAGGGCTACGATCTGAACGTGTCGCTCTTTGAAAGGCTTGTTATCCAGGGTCGTCATTTCACAGCCCTTGAAGAGCAGCATCGCAGCCATCCAGATATCTCACAATACCCTCGCATGCTAGCTTATCCTGAACTAAAAGACGTGCCCTCGACTTCCGATCGTCAACTAATCCGAGGATTGAAGAGTCGAGTGACATTTGTGCACCATGAACGACCGGAGGATACCATGGACGATGTCGCTGAGCGCCGGGACCCCACGGCCAAAGCCACCAAGAGGAACCCCTACGAGGCTATGATGGTTCTCCGAATGGTGCGATACTTGTCGCAGAACGGATACAAGACTGAGAACATGGTTGTTCTAACGCCATATCTGGGCCAATTGTTCCTTTTGAAGGAGACACTTCGGAAGGAGATGGATCCTTGGCTGAATGATGTCGACAACCATGACCTGGTGCGTGCAGGACTGGTTACGCAGGCGGCAGCTAAAGTGAATAAGAAGCCTCTACGTCTCTCAACGATTG ACAactatcaaggagaagaatgcgatatcgtcatcgtctcGCTAACACGCAGCAACGCATCGGGAGACATCGGCTTCCTGTATGCTCGTGAACGACTCGTTGTACTGCTATCGCGAGCACGAAATGGCATGATTCTCTTTGGAAACATGGAGACATTcatgaagagcaagaagggaGGCAAAATGTGGACGCAGTATTTTGATGCCTTGAAGCAGAATGACTCCATTTTCGATGGAGTTCCTATTCATTGCGAGCGCCACCCTGAGACGTCCATGTTATTGAAGCTGCCGGAAGACTTTGATAAGAAGTGTCCTGATGGAGGATGCGCGGAGCCCTG TAATGCCCCACTGAGCTGCGGCAAACATAAATGCCAGCGACGCTGCCATCGGGTCCAAAACCACTCCATGATCCCATGCTTTGCCAAAGTCGAGAGGATCTGCGATAAAGGCCATAAGACTAAGGTCCCATGCGGAGACAAGTCCAAGACCTGCGCGACTTGCACGACAGAATACGAGGACAATCAGCGACGTATCAAACGCGACCTTGAACTCGAACGAACGCGCCAAGAAGCACAGGACAAGTATCGTCTGGAGCTACAagagattgaggatgagattgatCATCGCCGTCGAACTATGAAGTACGAgtctgaggagaagaagcaagcaGACGAGCTCAaacagaagaaggaagaactCGAGTCTCTTCGACAAGCGGaaatcaacaagaagaagatcaaggcgaCCCAGAAAACCAGCCCGTCGCCCCAGACTGCTCCTCAGTTTGATCCTATATCCAGTGCAGCCAATGAGTGGAAGAACATGAAAGAGGTAGAAGGTGCACGTAACGCCGCTTTGGACAAGCTGATGGGAATGATCGGTCTGGAGTCTATCAAAGACCAAATACTCTCGATCAAGTCCACGGTCGATACCAAGATACGTCAAGGGTTCTCTCTTGGGGATGAAAGATGGAGTTGTTCACTCCTTGGCAACCCAGGAACAG GCAAGACAACAGTGGCCAGAATATACGCTGAGTTCCTCACGACAGTCGGCGCCATTGCAGGAAGCTGTTTCAAAGAAGTCACTGGATCTAAGCTCGCCAATATGGGTGTCACTGGCTGTGAGAAGCTTATTGAGGAGGTCAATGACAATGGCGGCGGTTGCGTCTTCATCGACGAAGCATATCAGTTGTCATCTGGCAACAGTCCCGGCGGCAAGGCTGTGCTGGATTATTTGCTGGCAGAGGTCGAGAACCTGAGAGGAAAGGTCGTGTTTGTCTTGGCAGGATACAGCAAGGAGATGgagtccttcttctctcacaACCCCGGCATCCCAAGTCGTTTCCCCATAGAGATGAAGTTCGAGGACTACACGGACAAAGAACTCCTCCAAATTCTTCAGCTCCAGATTCATCGCAAGTTTCAAGGTAGGATGGCTGCTGAGCAAGGGACTGACGGGCTGTTCTGTCGGATTGCTGTACGTCGGGTTGGCCATGGTCGTGGAAAGAATGGTTTCGGAAATGCACGCGCCGTGGAAAACTGTCTTCAGAAGATAAGCCAACGACAAGCAGCACGTCTCAGAAGGGAGCGCAGAGCCGGCAACAAGCCAAATGATTTGCTTCTCACCCGAGAAGACATCATTGGACCAGAACCTTCTGAGGCTCTGCTGAGCAGCAAGGCGTATCGAGAGCTCAAGTCCCTTATCGGCTTACAGGAAGTCAAAGATGCACTCGGTGTGCTCATGGACACATTGAGAACAAACTATGAGCGCGAGCTTGCGGAGCAGCCTCTAGTGGAGTTCTCGCTGAACAAGGTGTTCTTGGGGTCACCTGGCACTGGAAAGACTACTGTCGCAAAGCTCTACGGAGAGATTCTCAAAGATTTGGGCTTGCTTTCTAACGGGGAGGTCGTCACCAAGAACCCAGCAGATTTTGTTGGAGCTGCTCTTGGCCAGTCAGAGGCTCAGACAAAGGGTATCCTCGCCTCCACGGTTGGAAAGGTTCTTTTGATCGACGAAGCATACGGACTctatggaggaggaggcgtaAACGGCTCTGTCATTGATCCCTACAAGACGGCTGTTATAGACACCATCGTTGCAGAGGTTCAAAGCGTTCCAGGCGAAGATCGATGTGTCCTCCTGCTTGGTTACAAGGagcagatggaggagatgtTCCAGAACGTGAACCCTGGTCTCAGTCGACGCTTTCCCATCTCGTCTGCATTTGTCTTTGAGgactttgatgatgttgatctaGCGAAGATTCTAGACCAGAAGCTAGGCAAGTCGGGCTTCAAGGCAAcaaccaaggccaaggttgtCGCACTGGACGTCCTACGTCGTGCAAGAAACCGCCCAAACTTTGGAAATGCGGGTGAAATCGACATCTTACTTGGAAGAGCTATGGCGAATCATCAAAAACGTGTGTCGTCTGGGCAGGTCAAGAGACACGGAACCTTGGAGCCCATTGACTTTGACCAAGACTTTGACCGTGCTGAAAAGGGTGATACTGACGTCAAGAAATTGTTCGAGGGTGACGTTGGGCGCGACCGTCTGATATCGATCCTTCAAGGTTACCAGACCCGCGTGCGTCAGGCCAAGCAACTAGAGATTGACCCGGAAATCCCATTCAACTTCCTGTTCCGCGGTCCACCTGGAACAGGAAAGACTACAGCTGCGCGCAAGATGGGCCAAGTTTACTACGACTTAGGCTTCTTGGCTAGCACAGAGGTCATCGAGGTTTCTGCTACTGAGCTCATCGGCCAATATGTTGGACATACTGGGCCAAAGGTACAGCAGCTCCTGGATAAAGCTTTAGGACGGGTCCTCTTCATTGATGAAGCGTATCGACTGGCGTCTGATGGTTCGTTTGCTAGAGAGGccgttgatgagcttgtggaTTGCGTCACGAAGCCAAAGTATCACGGCAAGcttatcatcatccttgctGGCTACATACAGGATATCAACACTCTGCTGGGCATCAACCCAGGAATGTCTAGTCGTTTCCCAGAAAGCATTGACTTTGATCCCCTCACTCCTGCTAGCTGTATTCAGCTGATGAGCAGTCAATTGCAAGCTAGTAAATCCAGGCTCAATGGAAAGATACCAGTGGATCTTTCATGTTTGGAGCGTCCTGAAAGGGGATTCTTGATGGACCTGACTAACAAGTTCAAGGAGCTGGCTGAGCAGGATAGCTGGGCAAATGCGAGAGACGTCAAAGAACTTGCCAAGAAGATGTTTCACAAATTTGATCTATCTTCTAAAAGTCTGAAACTTACTGAAGAGCTCGTACGCAGCACTATAGACGACATGATGGCGGAGCGTCGAGGCCGAATGACGGACAAGAAGCCTACTGCTGCGAGTGAGATCGCCAAAGCACTCAATGACATGCCTTTATTCACACCACCTACAACGACAACCAAGGTCACCACAGTTACAGAGGAacaagaggaggaagaaccagaagaagagctccCAGCCATCACTGTTCCGCAAGGCATCCGAGACGCCGGGGTAAGCGATGAAGTTTGGGAACAGCTCCAAAAGGACAAAGAGCAGGAAGctaaagatgaagaagaatttCGTCGGCTCAAAAAGGCCCAGCGGAATGCAAGTGACGCTGACAGGGAGAAGCTGGTACGTAGGATactggctgaggaggagaaacggaagaagattgaggcgAGAAAGGCaaagttgatgaagatgggtgCTTGTCCGGCTGGATTTCAGTGGATTAAGCAGAGTGGTGGGTATAGATGTGCGGGAGGTTCGCATTGGATGTCTGATGGGGATGTTGATAAGTTGTAG
- a CDS encoding hypothetical protein (EggNog:ENOG41), which produces MYGRRQGISRAWRPPAPVTPSTAPPLGDVIKRITQDSLKSDGGHVGIENAKVVASYNWISSSSPEIIIPGQPPRWTPLKGPNKLPGDAGEYYRDVNAAAYPKHPLEPAIVSVMKMNPDPVPVNIVACGSTIGNLLRFARGVDLDRSFRMLVEKVGETVHLIRRENSPREKIEGVRGFGHTFPEAYTTWDSSVKRSTSHQRILSYQFGGLDLMVRFEGDGYISSSPIANTVKGQAFDDLESLGITESLSNGTGKLKMSDGGESVPQSSIFDLKTRSIMAREKDHLGEQLPRLWIAQVTQFLLAYHERGLFRDSNIEIKNVKADIAEWQELNQPSLKRLAVLLRLIIDKAHASKDGKLEIVWSNGGALEIRKQLSDAGDVLSEPVRKQWEAWLGSESKNPEDSEREEELMAAQSDSESDSDYAACDQECGYCGKCIY; this is translated from the exons ATGTACGGACGTCGTCAAGGAATTTCACGCGCATGGCGACCACCTGCGCCTGTGACTCCATCAACAGCACCTCCACTCGGAGATGTAATTAAGCGCATCACTCAAGACAGCCTCAAAAGCGATGGCGGCCACGTGGGGATTGAGAACGCCAAAGTAGTCGCATCCTACAACTGGATAAGCTCATCTTCTCCCGAGATCATCATCCCAG GTCAACCTCCAAGATGGACACCTCTCAAAGGCCCGAACAAGCTGCCTGGTGACGCTGGCGAGTACTATCGCGATGTGAACGCAGCAGCCTACCCCAAGCATCCTCTTGAACCTGCAATTGTCTCTGTCATGAAGATGAATCCCGACCCTGTCCCGGTCAACATCGTTGCGTGCGGAAGTACGATCGGGAACCTCTTGCGCTTTGCTCGAGGCGTTGATCTGGATCGCTCGTTTCGCATGCTCGTTGAGAAGGTCGGTGAGACTGTCCATCTCATTCGCCGAGAGAATTCACCTCGCGAGAAGATTGAAGGCGTACGAGGATTCGGGCATACATTTCCAGAGGCGTACACTACCTGGGACTCTTCAGTCAAGCGCTCGACCTCCCATCAGCGAATCCTTTCATATCAATTCGGCGGTCTTGATCTTATGGTCCGCTTCGAAGGCGACGGGTACATTTCGTCCAGTCCTATCGCGAATACTGTGAAGGGGCAAGCTTTTGACGATTTGGAAAGTCTCGGCATCACTGAATCGCTGTCAAACGGTACTGGCAAACTCAAAATGTCAGATGGAGGTGAATCCGTCCCCCAAAGCAGCATCTTCGACTTGAAGACGCGATCAATCATGGCTCGTGAAAAAGATCACCTCGGCGAACAACTTCCACGCTTGTGGATCGCTCAAGTCACGCAATTCCTCCTCGCCTACCACGAAAGAGGTCTCTTCAGAGACTCCAACATTGAGATCAAGAATGTCAAAGCCGACATCGCCGAGTGGCAGGAACTCAACCAGCCATCTCTCAAGCGTCTCGCTGTACTCCTGCGCCTCATAATTGACAAGGCCCACGCGTCAAAGGACGGTAAGTTGGAGATCGTATGGTCCAACGGCGGCGCCCTCGAGATTCGCAAACAGCTGTCGGATGCAGGTGACGTCTTGTCTGAACCTGTCAGGAAGCAATGGGAGGCTTGGTTGGGGAGTGAGAGCAAGAATCCGGAGGACTCGGAGCGCGAGGAAGAGTTGATGGCGGCGCAATCGGATAGTGAGAGTGACAGTGATTATGCTGCGTGTGATCAAGAGTGCGGATATTGCGGAAAGTGTATATACTGA
- a CDS encoding hypothetical protein (EggNog:ENOG41), translating into MNFTKKIDRAFQWAGEKMGGEARTAHSDEFKNLETEMALRQDGMERMQRSMSGYVKWLSQRNELLDNKERGTPMAALGRTMATHGEDFEQESEFGNCLLSLGRANERIGGIQDSYVDCANATWLDNLERSLAMMREYQNARKKLENRRLAYDASTNKLQKARRDDFRIEEEVRMNKAKFEETSEDVLRRMQDIKESEVDNITSLTQFLDAELDYHERCAEELRRVRQNWAGASSSPTSAPKIGRSRSNTARSWQEPRHQAVYEEPEAEQEPVRIPNRSPGSRLAPPPPQPARPPIGRASTFEGRSSSTATPLANLRVPGAPLARVATDSGSYGRHDDVFSDDVSTSRSGSPDWEHRAASPATSYGSLSRSTSGLALGKKPPPPPPNRAKKPPPPPPARRENLGY; encoded by the exons ATGAATTTCACAAAGAAGATTGACCGAGCCTTTCAATGGGCCGGTGAAAAGATGGGTGGTGAAGCCCGAACGGCTCATTCTGATGAGttcaagaatctcgagaCCGAAATGGCTCTCCGTCAAGATG GTATGGAGCGCATGCAACGATCTATGAGCGGTTACGTTAAATGGTTGTCCCAGCGCAATGAGCTTTTGGATAACAAGGAGCGCGGCACTCCCATGGCGGCTCTTGGCCGTACAATGGCTACCCACGGCGAGGACTTTGAGCAAGAGTCCGAGTTCGGAAACTGCCTGCTGTCCTTGGGTCGCGCCAACGAGCGCATTGGTGGCATCCAAGATTCCTACGTAGACTGCGCCAATGCTACCTGGCTGGACAACCTCGAGAGAAGTCTGGCGATGATGCGAGAGTACCAG AACGCccgcaagaagcttgagaaccGCCGTCTCGCCTACGATGCCAGCACCAACAAGCTGCAAAAGGCCCGCCGTGACGATTTCCgcatcgaagaagaagttcgCATGAACAAGGCCAAATTTGAGGAGACCAGCGAAGATGTCCTTCGTCGTATGCAGGACATCAAGGAATCCGAGGTGGACAACATTACGTCCCTGACTCAATTCCTTGACGCTGAGCTCGATTACCATGAGCGCTGCGCCGAAGAGCTGCGTCGTGTTCGTCAGAACTGGGCTGGAGCTTCGTCTTCGCCCACCAGTGCTCCCAAGATCGGTCGCAGCCGATCAAACACCGCTCGTTCTTGGCAAGAGCCTCGCCATCAAGCGGTCTACGAGGAGCCAGAGGCCGAACAAGAACCCGTTCGCATTCCCAACCGTTCCCCTGGAAGCCGTCTTGCgcctccccctccccagcCCGCACGACCCCCGATTGGACGCGCCTCGACATTTGAAGGCCGCTCCTCATCTACAGCTACACCACTGGCCAATCTCAGAGTTCCAGGCGCTCCTCTTGCTCGCGTTGCTACTGACAGCGGTTCATACGGACGCCATGACGATGTATTCTCCGACGATGTTTCAACGAGCAGAAGCGGCAGCCCAGACTGGGAACACCGCGCTGCCAGCCCTGCAACTAGCTATGGAAGTCTAAGCCGAAGCACAAGCGGTCTGGCTCTTGGAAAGAAGCCACCGCCTCCCCCTCCCAACCGGGCCAAGAAGCccccgcctcctcctcctgcgaGAAGGGAGAACTTGGGATATTGA
- a CDS encoding hypothetical protein (EggNog:ENOG41~BUSCO:EOG09263SFX), translating into MATEDERYRQSSQYRLWSFTPANLQELRAKTNSLAREQIAPRLATDPPPDFLTPEEEIRLVKFFTVELIRAATFCELPTEIRATAAIFLRRFYVTNSVMTYPATDLLKTSLFFGCKAEGFFYKLNAFSDKFPNTTGEQILAGEFLLCQGIRFAFDVRHPFRALEGAILELRRKLPDEETRIGKAHARAREILKFSPLVTDAYFHYAPSQIMMAALSMADHGLLDTLIPTPGQGDNASQESAFANIRDKILGAVDSCRKMLEEEPPERMTEYWGTPEIVKAMKPLRKKLQKCRDPDRANLVNLQRARREQVMNKEKKAAANEDGTVFGDDLRETKRVKLENADPFGPPL; encoded by the exons atgGCGACAGAGGACGAGCGCTACAGGCAGTCCAGCCAATACCGGCTGTGGTCGTTCACGCCGGCGAACCTCCAAGAACTGCGCGCAAAGACAAACTCCCTCGCGCGAGAACAGATCGCTCCTCGACTTGCGACAGACCCTCCGCCTGACTTTCTCACCCCCGAGGAGGAGATACGCCTCGTCAAGTTCTTCACCGTCGAGCTTATCCGCGCGGCTACATTCTGCGAGCTTCCTACTGAGATTCGAGCGACGGCCGCTATCTTTCTGCGAAGATTCTACGTGACCAACTCGGTCATGACCTACCCTGCGACCGACCTACTCAAAACATCACTCTTCTTCGGATGCAAGGCTGAGGGTTTCTTCTACAAGCTAAATGCCTTCTCGGATAAGTTCCCAAACACAACTGGCGAGCAGATTCTGGCGGGAGAGTTTCTTCTCTGCCAGGGAATCCGCTTTGCTTTTGATGTGCGACATCCGTTCAGAGCGCTCGAGGGTGCCATCCTGGAGTTGCGAAGGAAGCTACCGGACGAAGAGACGCGAATCGGTAAAGCGCACGCCCGAGCGCGAGAAATTCTCAAGTTCAGTCCTTTAGTGACAGACGCATATTTCCACTATGCGCCGAGTCAAATCATGATGGCGGCGCTTTCCATGGCAGACCATGGACTGCTCGATACTCTGATCCCGACTCCTGGTCAAGGCGACAACGCTAGTCAGGAATCAGCATTTGCAAACATCCGGGACAAGATTCTAGGAGCTGTAGACAGCTGCCGCAAGATGCTCGAAGAGGAACCTCCCGAGAGAATGACAGAGTATTGGGGAACG CCCGAGATTGTCAAAGCGATGAAACCGCTCCGAAAGAAACTGCAGAAATGCCGTGATCCCGATCGAGCGAACCTAGTCAATCTTCAACGAGCGAGACGAGAACAAGTtatgaacaaagaaaagaaggcgGCGGCCAACGAGGACGGGACAGTATTTGGGGATGATCTCCGAGAGACAAAGAGAGTGAAACTGGAAAACGCCGACCCATTTGGACCTCCTCTCTGA